The following proteins are encoded in a genomic region of Danio rerio strain Tuebingen ecotype United States chromosome 16, GRCz12tu, whole genome shotgun sequence:
- the flot1b gene encoding flotillin-1b isoform X1, whose translation MFYTCGPNEAMVVSGCGRAPPLMIAGGRVFVIPCIQQIQRITLNTLTLNVKSDKVYTRHGVPISVTGIAQVKIQGQNKEMLAAACQMFMGKSEGEIANIALETLEGHQRAIIAHLTVEEIYQDRKKFSEQVFKVASSDLVNMGIGVVSYTLKDVHDDQDYLSSLGKARTAQVQRDARIGEAQFKRDAVIREAHAMQEKVSAQYKNEIEMAKAQRDFELKKAAYDVEVNTKKAESEMAYQLQVAKTKQRIEEEKMQVQVVERTQQIMLQEQEITRREKELEAKIRKPAEAERYRIEKLAEAERLQLIMEAEAEAESIRMKGEAEAFALEAKGRAEAEQMAKKAEAFKGYKEGAMVDMLLEKLPLVSASQLFQCQKKKFRVVQMLGLLLSVIRSLLNICPPLLQMAEEISKPLCAAQKVTMVSSGGSEVGAAKLTGEVLDIMTRLPSAVEKLTGVNISQAVLTRMG comes from the exons GATGTGGCCGCGCTCCTCCTCTCATGATTgctggtggaagagtgtttgttATTCCTTGCATTCAGCAAATCCAGAG GATCACTCTCAATACTCTGACTCTGAATGTGAAGAGTGACAAGGTCTACACCAGACACGGTGTCCCAATCTCAGTGACTGGCATTGCCCAG GTGAAGATCCAGGGTCAGAATAAAGAAATGCTGGCCGCCGCTTGTCAGATGTTCATGGGCAAGTCCGAGGGTGAGATTGCTAATATTGCCCTGGAGACCCTTGAGGGACATCAGAGAGCCATTATCGCCCACCTGACTGTGGAG GAGATCTACCAGGACCGTAAAAAGTTCTCAGAGCAGGTCTTTAAGGTGGCTTCCTCTGACCTGGTCAACATGGGGATTGGTGTTGTCAGCTACACACTCAAAGATGTGCATGACGATCAG GATTATCTAAGCTCTCTGGGTAAAGCTCGTACTGCTCAAGTGCAAAGAGACGCTCGTATCGGTGAAGCTCAGTTCAAGAGAGATGCCGTCATCagg gaAGCTCACGCCATGCAGGAAAAGGTCTCTGCTCAGTATAAGAATGAGATCGAGATGGCTAAGGCTCAGAGAGACTTTGAGCTGAAGAAAGCTGCCTATGATGTTGAGGTCAACACCAAGAAGGCAGAGTCTGAAATGGCCTATCAACTTCAG GTGGCTAAGACCAAGCAGCGTATTGAGGAGGAGAAGATGCAGGTTCAGGTTGTGGAGCGAACGCAGCAGATCATGCTTCAGGAGCAGGAGATCACCCGCAGAGAGAAGGAACTGGAGGCCAAGATCCGCAAACCAGCCGAGGCTGAGAGATACCGCATTGAGAAGCTCGCCGAAGCAGAACG GCTTCAGTTGATCATGGAGGCGGAAGCTGAGGCAGAGTCCATAAGA ATGAAGGGAGAGGCCGAGGCCTTTGCACTGGAGGCGAAGGGTCGGGCTGAAGCTGAACAGATGGCTAAGAAGGCAGAAGCCTTTAAAGGGTACAAAGAAGGAGCCATGGTGGACATGCTGCTGGAGAAACTGCCACTGGTCAGTGCATCACAACTTTTTCAGTGTCAAAAGAAAAAGTTCAGAGTTGTCCA AATGCTAGGATTACTGCTATCTGTAATAAGATCACTCCTTAATATTTGTCCTCCACTCCTGCAGATGGCAGAGGAGATCAGCAAGCCGCTCTGTGCCGCCCAGAAGGTCACCATGGTGTCGAGCGGTGGGTCAGAAGTGGGTGCTGCCAAGCTGACAGGAGAAGTTCTGGATATCATGACTCGCCTGCCGAGCGCTGTGGAGAAACTGACTGGAGTCAATATCTCACAG gctGTTTTAACCCGCATGGgttaa
- the flot1b gene encoding flotillin-1b (The RefSeq protein has 2 substitutions compared to this genomic sequence), with protein MFYTCGPNEAMVVSGCGRAPPLMIAGGRVFVIPCIQQIQRITLNTLTLNVKSDKVYTRHGVPISVTGIAQVKIQGQNKEMLAAACQMFMGKSEGEIANIALETLEGHQRAIIAHLTVEEIYQDRKKFSEQVFKVASSDLVNMGIGVVSYTLKDVHDDQDYLSSLGKARTAQVQRDARIGEAQFKRDAVIREAHAMQEKVSAQYKNEIEMAKAQRDFELKKAAYDVEVNTKKAESEMAYQLQVAKTKQRIEEEKMQVQVVERTQQIMLQEQEITRREKELEAKIRKPAEAERYRIEKLAEAERLQLIMEAEAEAESIRMKGEAEAFALEAKGRAEAEQMAKKAEAFKGYKEGAMVDMLLEKLPLMAEEISKPLCAAQKVTMVSSGGSEVGAAKLTGEVLDIMTRLPGAVEKLTGVNISQAGLTRMG; from the exons GATGTGGCCGCGCTCCTCCTCTCATGATTgctggtggaagagtgtttgttATTCCTTGCATTCAGCAAATCCAGAG GATCACTCTCAATACTCTGACTCTGAATGTGAAGAGTGACAAGGTCTACACCAGACACGGTGTCCCAATCTCAGTGACTGGCATTGCCCAG GTGAAGATCCAGGGTCAGAATAAAGAAATGCTGGCCGCCGCTTGTCAGATGTTCATGGGCAAGTCCGAGGGTGAGATTGCTAATATTGCCCTGGAGACCCTTGAGGGACATCAGAGAGCCATTATCGCCCACCTGACTGTGGAG GAGATCTACCAGGACCGTAAAAAGTTCTCAGAGCAGGTCTTTAAGGTGGCTTCCTCTGACCTGGTCAACATGGGGATTGGTGTTGTCAGCTACACACTCAAAGATGTGCATGACGATCAG GATTATCTAAGCTCTCTGGGTAAAGCTCGTACTGCTCAAGTGCAAAGAGACGCTCGTATCGGTGAAGCTCAGTTCAAGAGAGATGCCGTCATCagg gaAGCTCACGCCATGCAGGAAAAGGTCTCTGCTCAGTATAAGAATGAGATCGAGATGGCTAAGGCTCAGAGAGACTTTGAGCTGAAGAAAGCTGCCTATGATGTTGAGGTCAACACCAAGAAGGCAGAGTCTGAAATGGCCTATCAACTTCAG GTGGCTAAGACCAAGCAGCGTATTGAGGAGGAGAAGATGCAGGTTCAGGTTGTGGAGCGAACGCAGCAGATCATGCTTCAGGAGCAGGAGATCACCCGCAGAGAGAAGGAACTGGAGGCCAAGATCCGCAAACCAGCCGAGGCTGAGAGATACCGCATTGAGAAGCTCGCCGAAGCAGAACG GCTTCAGTTGATCATGGAGGCGGAAGCTGAGGCAGAGTCCATAAGA ATGAAGGGAGAGGCCGAGGCCTTTGCACTGGAGGCGAAGGGTCGGGCTGAAGCTGAACAGATGGCTAAGAAGGCAGAAGCCTTTAAAGGGTACAAAGAAGGAGCCATGGTGGACATGCTGCTGGAGAAACTGCCACTG ATGGCAGAGGAGATCAGCAAGCCGCTCTGTGCCGCCCAGAAGGTCACCATGGTGTCGAGCGGTGGGTCAGAAGTGGGTGCTGCCAAGCTGACAGGAGAAGTTCTGGATATCATGACTCGCCTGCCGAGCGCTGTGGAGAAACTGACTGGAGTCAATATCTCACAG gctGTTTTAACCCGCATGGgttaa
- the flot1b gene encoding flotillin-1b isoform X2 has translation MFYTCGPNEAMVVSGCGRAPPLMIAGGRVFVIPCIQQIQRITLNTLTLNVKSDKVYTRHGVPISVTGIAQVKIQGQNKEMLAAACQMFMGKSEGEIANIALETLEGHQRAIIAHLTVEEIYQDRKKFSEQVFKVASSDLVNMGIGVVSYTLKDVHDDQDYLSSLGKARTAQVQRDARIGEAQFKRDAVIREAHAMQEKVSAQYKNEIEMAKAQRDFELKKAAYDVEVNTKKAESEMAYQLQVAKTKQRIEEEKMQVQVVERTQQIMLQEQEITRREKELEAKIRKPAEAERYRIEKLAEAERLQLIMEAEAEAESIRMKGEAEAFALEAKGRAEAEQMAKKAEAFKGYKEGAMVDMLLEKLPLMAEEISKPLCAAQKVTMVSSGGSEVGAAKLTGEVLDIMTRLPSAVEKLTGVNISQVNPHD, from the exons GATGTGGCCGCGCTCCTCCTCTCATGATTgctggtggaagagtgtttgttATTCCTTGCATTCAGCAAATCCAGAG GATCACTCTCAATACTCTGACTCTGAATGTGAAGAGTGACAAGGTCTACACCAGACACGGTGTCCCAATCTCAGTGACTGGCATTGCCCAG GTGAAGATCCAGGGTCAGAATAAAGAAATGCTGGCCGCCGCTTGTCAGATGTTCATGGGCAAGTCCGAGGGTGAGATTGCTAATATTGCCCTGGAGACCCTTGAGGGACATCAGAGAGCCATTATCGCCCACCTGACTGTGGAG GAGATCTACCAGGACCGTAAAAAGTTCTCAGAGCAGGTCTTTAAGGTGGCTTCCTCTGACCTGGTCAACATGGGGATTGGTGTTGTCAGCTACACACTCAAAGATGTGCATGACGATCAG GATTATCTAAGCTCTCTGGGTAAAGCTCGTACTGCTCAAGTGCAAAGAGACGCTCGTATCGGTGAAGCTCAGTTCAAGAGAGATGCCGTCATCagg gaAGCTCACGCCATGCAGGAAAAGGTCTCTGCTCAGTATAAGAATGAGATCGAGATGGCTAAGGCTCAGAGAGACTTTGAGCTGAAGAAAGCTGCCTATGATGTTGAGGTCAACACCAAGAAGGCAGAGTCTGAAATGGCCTATCAACTTCAG GTGGCTAAGACCAAGCAGCGTATTGAGGAGGAGAAGATGCAGGTTCAGGTTGTGGAGCGAACGCAGCAGATCATGCTTCAGGAGCAGGAGATCACCCGCAGAGAGAAGGAACTGGAGGCCAAGATCCGCAAACCAGCCGAGGCTGAGAGATACCGCATTGAGAAGCTCGCCGAAGCAGAACG GCTTCAGTTGATCATGGAGGCGGAAGCTGAGGCAGAGTCCATAAGA ATGAAGGGAGAGGCCGAGGCCTTTGCACTGGAGGCGAAGGGTCGGGCTGAAGCTGAACAGATGGCTAAGAAGGCAGAAGCCTTTAAAGGGTACAAAGAAGGAGCCATGGTGGACATGCTGCTGGAGAAACTGCCACTG ATGGCAGAGGAGATCAGCAAGCCGCTCTGTGCCGCCCAGAAGGTCACCATGGTGTCGAGCGGTGGGTCAGAAGTGGGTGCTGCCAAGCTGACAGGAGAAGTTCTGGATATCATGACTCGCCTGCCGAGCGCTGTGGAGAAACTGACTGGAGTCAATATCTCACAGGTGAACCCACACGACTAG